The sequence below is a genomic window from Paenibacillus sp. DCT19.
CAAGCAGAAGAATTAATCTTCACGACAATTCAGTCTCACGAAGAAAGTTTGTTCTGAAGAATAAATGGTTCATAACCATACAGAAACACGATGAGAGGGACAGCGACGACTGTCCTTCTGTTATTCTATCTGCACGTCTTGGCATGAGGTATAGAGAACGTAGGGATGCTTGGTAAACGGAGTGAGGAAGAAGGTGAATTTATTGACGAATGGAAAAAGGAAGACGGACAATGCACCGGTGGTCTTAATAACCGGCACATCTAGTGGATTTGGGATGCTGACAGCGATTAGTTTGGCGAAACGAGGTTATCTGGTTGTAGCAACAATGCGTGACCTCAGTCGTAAGGAAGCGTTGGTGAGGCTAGCCGCAGAAGCGGGAATCTCGGATCAAATACGATACATACGCTTGGACGTCACTGATCCCGATTCGGTAACGGAGGCGATGGATGAGATCCTTCGGCAGTACGGCCGGATTGATATGTTGGTGAACAATGCAGGTTTTGCAGTTGGAGGATTCATTGAGGAAGTACCTATGGCGGATTGGCGAAGACAAATGGAGACGAATCTGTTTGGACTTATTGAGGTTACGCGCGCTGTTCTGCCAGTGATGCGTAAGCAAAGAAGCGGATTCATTATTAATATCTCCAGCGTTAGTGGGTTATCGGGCTTTCCAGGATATGCACCCTATGCTACCTCTAAGTTTGCGGTGGAAGGTTTCACAGAAAGCTTACGCCATGAGATGGCTCCATTTGGTATAAAGGCTGTATTGATAGAGCCCGGCGCGTATCGTACCCCTATATGGAACAAGGGCTTAGGTGAGATTCGTCAGCGGGAGCAGTCGCCTTACTACAAGCAGCTGGATGCAGTGCTCCGTTACTCCCGTCGTACAGGCGAAACTGCGCCTGATCCGCAAGAAGTGGCTGACCTAATTGTTCGGATTGGACAGATGCGCTCCCCACGACTTCGATATGCGCTCGGCAAAGGCTCTCGTTTGCTGATTATCGGTAAGGCTCTATTGCCGTGGAAGTGGTTCGAGTGGATTATTGCCCGTGGATTGAAATAAAAATAAAGAATGGGCAGCTAGCTGTTAGAGCAAATGTGAAGCAGATTTTCATGGGAGGTGCTTGAGCTGTTTGAATTCATTGTAATCGTTCTATTGCTGATCATGGTTACTCTTCTTCTACGAATCAATAGTAAATTGCCTAAACGAGATCCAGTGGAAGAAGCGATGGAGCGTGACGCTGCTCGCAAGCAGAAGTTAACCCATATCCAGCCCACTAGAGAGCAGGACGAGTAGTCTAGTTTTGAATCACTATAGTATTATTTGTTGTGCGATATATGTCGTGCAAGGTTATTACTATATGAACCTATGAAATGCAAGGAGTGGTGAGGTATGAGCAAAGCTTCCTCCAACGAATCTATCTCAATTTGCAATATTGTGCGTGATGATGCAGAGCACTACTGGCCTTTTCGACTAGAAGCGCTCAAAAATCATCCTGAAGCGTTCGGTGCTTCGTTTGAGATTTCAGTACAGATCCCCATGACTGAGGTGCAAGAACGCATACATAATGAGCCGGATGATTACATTCTTGGAGCATACGCCCAGGATGGTTCTCTAGCAGGAATGATGGGGTTCAAGCGAGAATATGGGCTAAAGTTAAGACACAAAGGCATGATCTGGGGTGTCTATGTGTCTCCTGCTTATCGTGGACTTGGAGTGGCTTCTCGTCTACTTCAGGAGGTGCTTGAGCGAGGGAGACAGCTAGAGGGATTGAAACAAATCAATCTATGTGTTGTTACAACGAATGGATCAGCTAAACGTTTATATGAACAAGCGGGGTTTGAGACATACGGAATCGAAAAAAATGCCTTGGAAGTTTATGGTCAGGGATATGATGAAGCTCATATGACTTACTTCTATACGAAACAATAGCAGACAGCTGAGTCTACTGCTACGTAATGCTCATTCGTAATTACGCAATCTCAATTCGTATCTCACAGGAATATACCGTATAATGGAAAATGATTGAGAGAATAGGTGGATATGCAGGTATGCTCGATCTGAGTCTTATAGAGGTTGTTCAAAAAGTCCGCTTTTGATTACGAAGAATGCCTGACGGCATCTCAGCATCGAATATGGGATTCAGCCGAAATGTCTGTTGCTCACGTAGTCCTGCCTACGCTCCGCTACTCCATTTCTAGCTTCAGCCCATCTTCTTGGTACTGAAAACCGACC
It includes:
- a CDS encoding SDR family oxidoreductase, which encodes MTNGKRKTDNAPVVLITGTSSGFGMLTAISLAKRGYLVVATMRDLSRKEALVRLAAEAGISDQIRYIRLDVTDPDSVTEAMDEILRQYGRIDMLVNNAGFAVGGFIEEVPMADWRRQMETNLFGLIEVTRAVLPVMRKQRSGFIINISSVSGLSGFPGYAPYATSKFAVEGFTESLRHEMAPFGIKAVLIEPGAYRTPIWNKGLGEIRQREQSPYYKQLDAVLRYSRRTGETAPDPQEVADLIVRIGQMRSPRLRYALGKGSRLLIIGKALLPWKWFEWIIARGLK
- a CDS encoding GNAT family N-acetyltransferase is translated as MSKASSNESISICNIVRDDAEHYWPFRLEALKNHPEAFGASFEISVQIPMTEVQERIHNEPDDYILGAYAQDGSLAGMMGFKREYGLKLRHKGMIWGVYVSPAYRGLGVASRLLQEVLERGRQLEGLKQINLCVVTTNGSAKRLYEQAGFETYGIEKNALEVYGQGYDEAHMTYFYTKQ